The DNA window TAATGGCGCAACAACCGCATCATGAACGCTATTATCTTTCGGGTACAGGTATTGATAATACCAAAACCTGGAAATTTTACTGTTCTAAAGGCCAGCATAGTGGGAAATGGGGAAAAATTCAGGTTCCATGTAACTGGGAACTTCAAGGATACGGCGATTATACTTATGGCCGTTATTATAAAACCAAAGGAGGGGTAGCCAGCAACGAAGAGGGAACCTACCGCTACTCTTTCAAAGTACCGACAGCCTGGAAAGGCCAGAAAGTTAAAATTGTGTTTGATGGTGTAATGACTGATACCAAAGTAACAATCAATGGCAAATCTGCCGGTGAGATACATAAGGGTGGCTTTTATTGTTTCTCTTATGATATAACCGATTTAGTTGATTATAAGAAAACCAACGAGTTGGAAGTGCATGTTGCCAAAGAATCGGCCAATAAATCCGTTAATGCTGCCGAGCGTAAAGCAGATTGGTGGTTGTTTTCCGGTATCTATCGTCCTGTATGGTTAGAGGCAACTCCTCAGAATGCAATGGATTATGTGGTTTTGAGTGCCAAAGCAGATGGAAAGATGACCGTTGGAGCAGATTTTACAGGTGATGTTAAAGGATATTCTTTGTCTGCATCCGTGAAATCTTTAATAGATGGTAAAGTTCTTAGCAGCGATGCCGGCTCAACAGTATCTACCAGCGTAAAACCGAACGAAAGACTTATTTGGGAAACGTCCTGGAATAATCCAAAGACCTGGGACCCGGAACATCCAAATCTTTATGTTGTTAAACTGGAACTTAAAAATGCTAATAATGAGATTGTACAAACAAAAGAGATACGTACAGCTTTCCGAACTTTAGAGTTCTTTGAAAAGGATGGTCTTTATCTGAATGGAACCCGACTTATTGTAAAAGGTGTAAACCGTCATACATTTTGGCCGGAAGGTGGCCGAACTACCAGCCATGCTTTAAGTCTTCAAGATGCCAAACTGGTTAAGGAAATGAATATGAATGCTATCCGTTCTCATTATCCGCCCGATGAACATTTTCTGGATGTATGCGACTCGATAGGTATTCTATATATGGATGAGTTGGCCGGATGGCAAAATAGCTACGATTCTAATGTTGGTCCTAAATTGGTTGAAGAGATGATTAAACGTGATGTTAATCATCCTTGTATTATGATCTGGAGTAATGGAAATGAAGGTGGATGGAATAATAATCTTGATAAGCTTTTTGCTAAATACGATTATCTGCAACAACGGCATGTTGTTCACCCCTGGGCTGATTTCAATGAGCTGGATACACATCATTATCCTGCATACCTCACTGGGGTAGGGCGTTTCGTTAATGGATATAAGGTATTCATGCCAACTGAATTTATGCATGCAATGTATGATCAGGGCGGAGGTGCCGGCTTGAGAGATTTCTGGGAGCGTTGGATGACTAGTCCGTATTTTGCGGGTGGCTTTATCTGGGTTTTTTGTGATGAGGCTGTAGCTCGTACCGATAAGAAAGGAATCCTTGACTCTGATAACTCTAATGCACCCGATGGACTTTTAGGTCCGCATCGTGAAAAGGAGGGAAGCTTTTATGCAGTGCGCGAAAGCTGGTCGCCTATCCAGATTAAACCTATGCACGTTACTTCTCATTTCAATGGTGATTTCTTTCTAACCAATGAATATCTCTTTACTAACTTAAGTGAATGCACCATGAAATACAAAATACTTTCTTGTGGAGCTCCTTTAAGTGGTAATTCAGAGAATAAGGAAATTGCTGCCGGAGAAGTTAAATTGCCGTCTATTGCTCCGGGTGAAACAGGTAAGGTGCACTTTGATGTTCCGTCGGCTTTACAGCAAGGAGATGTATTGGCTCTTGAAGCATTCAATACAAATGGCGAAAGCATTTGTAATTGGTCATTCACAATTCATCTGGTAGATAAATACTTTGATAAGGCTATAAGCAAAGGTGTAGTTGCCGGAAGCGTAGGCACTGCTCAGAAGAACATGACTGATGCAACAAAGAATGGTCCTGAATTTGTATTAAAAGGGGGGAATATGACTGTTACTTTTAATGCAGAAAATGGTATGATAAAGAAAATACTTTCAGGAGAGAAGGAGATACCGTTTAATAACGGTCCTGTATCTGTTGGTATGAAGATGAAATATGATGCAGCAAAGAGTTATATAAACACTGTAACAATTAAAGATGCAGACAAAAGAGAGAGACTGAAGGCTGGTGCTACTTATAATTGCAATGCAGCAGTTTACTGCGCCAAGTATTTGGGTGCTGCCGATTCTATTGCATGGACATTAACTAATGATGGCTTGCTTTATATGGATGCCGTTCTTCTGAACCGTGCTTCAGGTGGTGGCGGTTTCGATGATGCCTTTACCGATGACGAGGTTTACAACCTTGGTCTTACATTCTCATATCCGGAAGCAAACTGCTCGGGTATGAAATGGTTTGGCAAAGGTCCTTACCGTGTATGGAAAAACCGTTTGCCAGGAACCAACTACGGTGTATGGCACAAAGATTACAATAATACCATTACCGGCGAAAGTTTTGAGAATCTTATCTATCCCGAGTTTAAAGGTTATCATGCAAATCTTTATTGGGCTACACTGGAGAGTAAAACAACACCATTTACAGTCTATGCACATAATGATGGAATCTATTTCCGGGTATTTACTCCGGAAGAACCAAAAGGGCGCGCTGATGGTAAACCAACAATGCCAGAATTTCCACAAGGAGATATATCTTTCTTGCTAGATATTCCTGCTATCTGTTCTTTTAAACCAATCAAACAGCAAGGACCGCAGAGTCAGCCGGGTAATATCCGAATTAAAAAAGGAGATGAAGGTGTAAGAATCAATCTGATGTTTGATTTCCGCCAGAAATAAAGCATTTTGTTATGTATAGAAGCAAAAGCCGGCTGTCATAAGCAGGCTTTTGCTTTTAATACGATGTTCAGGGAGTTTTTTCAAGCGTAAAACTTATTATTCAATCCTGATGAATGCAGTTTCATTTTTGGAATAACTCGAATTTAAGCTTCTCAAAATTTATTTTTGCAAAAAGATCTGCTACCTGCTACTAAAATAGATGTAATTAGCTGATATATAGTTGCCTAGTTTGGTGGCAGATATTTTTGTTTTACAATTCATCTCCCACTAAATTCATTCATCTGCCACCTACTCAATTTTCTTGCTTAAAGTATATAACTTTCCTCTGTATGTATTTCTTGTCTACGCCTTTGCACAGTCTGATTTTTTGGAGAACATGATTCGTATAATATTTGGATCTTTTCTTGTTACAGATAATGGGCTATATATCAGGTGTTTATTTATTTTATATTTTATGCTTAGTAAGTTTGCAGCCGTGAACCCATGGGCCTTCATTCGAGAACCCATGGGACTTTAGCCGAGAACCCATAAGCCCTTGGCTGTAGACTCACTTATTATAATAGATGAATAAGATTAAGTAAGATGTTTAATGCATATACTTGAAAAAGGATTATAAATATGTATTGGACTTCTTATTTAAAATTTAATTCTTAAGATACATTGCTGAAACTTACAATAATCTTTATACCACAATTGTATATTCTAAATCCTTGAAACAAATGATAAAATCTGTAGTCTGGATTTCTGATAATTGGAAAACATAAACTCTATTCAGCTTTCGTAATAGTTATATTAAGTCTTATGTGATGTAGGGTGTGTAAGTTTAGTTACTACTGTTACAATATTTGGGATAATCCACCTTTTCCGATAAATAATCCTCTTTTTTTAAGCTCTGGAGACCTATTTTTGCAATAAATCTTAAAAACTATGAAAAGACCAAAAATCAGCTCGTCATCTTCATTTGTGAGCAACTACCTCATAAATACATTCCTTTTTTTGTTGACAGACCTTTTTGTCAGCAACACGGTTACCCGTGATTTAGAGACTTTTCCTGGTACAGATTATTTGGGACGATATACTACCGGTGGATACTGAGAATAAGTATATCAAGTTACCTTTTAAAAAATGGAATGGGAAAGGATCTTGCATTATGCACTCGTGTAGAAAAGAAATAAGCAATTGTTTTCTATCCCGCTAATATTAACTCAGATAATGCTATTTAAAAGATATTTATAAATTGAAAAATAATAAATTGTTTAACCAAAGTAATGCTATCATGAAACAAAAAAACGAAAAGGTGAGAAGCAAATTACTCTTGCTACTGGTACTGTTCTTAATGGTACCTATTGGAGTATTTGCTCAAAACATTACGGTAAAAGGTACCGTGGTTGACTCGCAGGGTGAACCTATTATTGGTGCCTCAGTAGTAGAGAAAGGCTATAACTCAAATGGTACGAGAACCGATTTGGAGGGACAGTTTTCTCTTACTCTCCGCAAAGGGAAGAGATTAGTTATTTCCTATATTGGGATGGAAACACAAGAAGTGGATGTTGTTGCCGGAAAAACACTCCAAATTACACTAAAAGACAATTTACAGGCACTTGATGAAGTAGTTGTAATTGGTTACGGTAGTAAGGCACGAAAAGATCTGACTGGTTCGGTTGGTTCTATTTCAGGTGCTAAGTTGGCTGCAGTACCGGTAACTTCGGCAGCTGTTGCTCTACAAGGAAAAATTGCCGGTGTACAAGTAACAACGGTTGATGGTGCCCCGGGTGCGGATATTAATATTCGTGTACGTGGGGGTACGTCTGTAACTCAGAGCAATGAACCTCTTTACATTATCGATGGTTTTCAGGCAGATAATATTAATGACATTCCACCTACAGATATCGCTTCTATCGATGTATTGAAGGATGCGTCATTGACTGCTATCTATGGTGCAAAGGGAGGTAATGGAGTAGTTATCGTAACTACCAAATCGGCTCAGCAAGGAAAGGTGCAGGTTACTTATAACCAGCAGATTTCATTCAGTAAATTAGCAAAGAAGTTAGACTTGATGAATACCTACGATTTTGCACGTTATCAATATGACTGGGCTGCAGCAAACGGTACTCGTAGTTCGAATGCAAAGTATTATCGTGCAAACTTTGGTAATCCACTCGATCTCGATATCTACCAACGTGCTACAACACATGATTGGCAAGACATTGTAATGAGTGAAACTCCATTTAATTATTCAACAAACTTAACTGTTGGAGGAGGTAGTGAAAAGTTCCGCTTCAATGCATCTCTTACAAATTCAGGAGACAATGGTATTATCTTGTCTTCAGGAGTTCGTCGTACAAACTTGAATATCAAGATGAATATTCAGCTTTCAAATAATCTGACATTGACTCTTAATCCTAAACTCACTTTCCGTAGAGATACAGGTGCTGGTGGCGATAAGATAGGTAGTGGTGGTATCATCGATGTACTTCGCTATCGTCCTACAAACGGTTTGCGCGAGTTCGCTTTCTGGGATCCGGCAACTATTGACCCGGATGATGAAGCAATCTTCGAATATACTAATCCAAAGAGTGATATCGACCAAAATACGTTAAAGAAACATTCATACGCCTACACAAATCAGTTTAATCTAGAGTGGAGACCTATTGAAGGTTTGACTTTGCGTACCGAAGCTGCTCATTTTCTTTCATTCAATGATGATAATCGATTCTTTGGTGCTATGACGGATGAAGGTCAAGGTAACAAAAAACTGCCAGTAGCTTCAATTAGCAATAGACGTACTGAGAAATATACATGGACCAATACAGCTTCTTATGGTTTTGACATTGATCAAATACACAATTTCTCTTTCTTATTAGGACAGGAAATTCAGCATAGTCAGAGCAAACAAACATTTATAAAGAACAGATATTTTCCACGTAACATCTCAGCAGAGAAGGCAATCAATAATATGGGTTTGGGAACACCATGGGAATCAACATCATATCTTTCTACACCCGATCGCACAGCTTCATTCTTTGGTCAGACAAGTTATAACTACGACCACAAATACTTAGCGTCGGTTACTTTCCGTGCAGATGGTTCAACCAAATTCTCTCCGGGAGAACAATGGGGTTATTTCCCATCAATTTCTGGTGCATGGGTTATGTCTAAAGAAAGTTTCCTTGAACACAACCCTATAATTAGTAATCTTAAACTACGTGCAGCTGTTGGTTTGGCTGGTAACAACCGTATTGACGATGATATGTGGCGCTATCTTTACGCTGTAAATACAACCGGTGGTCCTGGATTCGGTGAAGCAACAGAGAACGGTGAAAAATGGTATGGAAATGCAGGTGGTAGCACTTTTGCTAATACCAAAATTAAATGGGAAACAACTCTGACTCGCAACCTTGCTTTTGACTTGGGCTTGTTTGGAGACCGTCTGACCATTACACCAGAAGTTTATTGGAATA is part of the uncultured Bacteroides sp. genome and encodes:
- a CDS encoding glycoside hydrolase family 2 TIM barrel-domain containing protein is translated as MMRRLYTLMCMTATTLLLMAQQPHHERYYLSGTGIDNTKTWKFYCSKGQHSGKWGKIQVPCNWELQGYGDYTYGRYYKTKGGVASNEEGTYRYSFKVPTAWKGQKVKIVFDGVMTDTKVTINGKSAGEIHKGGFYCFSYDITDLVDYKKTNELEVHVAKESANKSVNAAERKADWWLFSGIYRPVWLEATPQNAMDYVVLSAKADGKMTVGADFTGDVKGYSLSASVKSLIDGKVLSSDAGSTVSTSVKPNERLIWETSWNNPKTWDPEHPNLYVVKLELKNANNEIVQTKEIRTAFRTLEFFEKDGLYLNGTRLIVKGVNRHTFWPEGGRTTSHALSLQDAKLVKEMNMNAIRSHYPPDEHFLDVCDSIGILYMDELAGWQNSYDSNVGPKLVEEMIKRDVNHPCIMIWSNGNEGGWNNNLDKLFAKYDYLQQRHVVHPWADFNELDTHHYPAYLTGVGRFVNGYKVFMPTEFMHAMYDQGGGAGLRDFWERWMTSPYFAGGFIWVFCDEAVARTDKKGILDSDNSNAPDGLLGPHREKEGSFYAVRESWSPIQIKPMHVTSHFNGDFFLTNEYLFTNLSECTMKYKILSCGAPLSGNSENKEIAAGEVKLPSIAPGETGKVHFDVPSALQQGDVLALEAFNTNGESICNWSFTIHLVDKYFDKAISKGVVAGSVGTAQKNMTDATKNGPEFVLKGGNMTVTFNAENGMIKKILSGEKEIPFNNGPVSVGMKMKYDAAKSYINTVTIKDADKRERLKAGATYNCNAAVYCAKYLGAADSIAWTLTNDGLLYMDAVLLNRASGGGGFDDAFTDDEVYNLGLTFSYPEANCSGMKWFGKGPYRVWKNRLPGTNYGVWHKDYNNTITGESFENLIYPEFKGYHANLYWATLESKTTPFTVYAHNDGIYFRVFTPEEPKGRADGKPTMPEFPQGDISFLLDIPAICSFKPIKQQGPQSQPGNIRIKKGDEGVRINLMFDFRQK
- a CDS encoding TonB-dependent receptor translates to MKQKNEKVRSKLLLLLVLFLMVPIGVFAQNITVKGTVVDSQGEPIIGASVVEKGYNSNGTRTDLEGQFSLTLRKGKRLVISYIGMETQEVDVVAGKTLQITLKDNLQALDEVVVIGYGSKARKDLTGSVGSISGAKLAAVPVTSAAVALQGKIAGVQVTTVDGAPGADINIRVRGGTSVTQSNEPLYIIDGFQADNINDIPPTDIASIDVLKDASLTAIYGAKGGNGVVIVTTKSAQQGKVQVTYNQQISFSKLAKKLDLMNTYDFARYQYDWAAANGTRSSNAKYYRANFGNPLDLDIYQRATTHDWQDIVMSETPFNYSTNLTVGGGSEKFRFNASLTNSGDNGIILSSGVRRTNLNIKMNIQLSNNLTLTLNPKLTFRRDTGAGGDKIGSGGIIDVLRYRPTNGLREFAFWDPATIDPDDEAIFEYTNPKSDIDQNTLKKHSYAYTNQFNLEWRPIEGLTLRTEAAHFLSFNDDNRFFGAMTDEGQGNKKLPVASISNRRTEKYTWTNTASYGFDIDQIHNFSFLLGQEIQHSQSKQTFIKNRYFPRNISAEKAINNMGLGTPWESTSYLSTPDRTASFFGQTSYNYDHKYLASVTFRADGSTKFSPGEQWGYFPSISGAWVMSKESFLEHNPIISNLKLRAAVGLAGNNRIDDDMWRYLYAVNTTGGPGFGEATENGEKWYGNAGGSTFANTKIKWETTLTRNLAFDLGLFGDRLTITPEVYWNTTKDLLYKSDVPSTTGYVQQMQNIGQVTNRGFELSISGDVLRGKDYVLSGNFSLGFNKMKVDKLNDTDNVIWDQNDRWKSSYNDYCLKVGDQVGLIYGFVYDGLYGFDEFDFDPNQNFLAVPKEGTIVNNVFNDSNSGKATLPGKIKFKDISGPDGKPDGQITEDDRTVIGNTNPKFQGGFGLSGQWKNFDFTANFNYMYDFDVNNATAYQLSSSEGNSKNFFNVLSKFNDRWTYVREDGESMYKNTYLDNSVDGYKELNAGKKLWNPTDVTNKVTHSYFIEDGSFLRCQDITIGYTLPKQLTAKWGMSKLRFYASGSNLFIITGYSGYDPEVDVQTGLTCGMDYNRYPRSRSFVFGANITF